tccgtttttttttattattatgtctGAGTGTCTGTACAACAGTGTGTCTGTGTTCATTTAGGTTTTGCGTTTCAAAtgcaaaatgaagaaattgatgCCTTACTTATAGTTTCTAAATGTCGATCGAAATTACTTTGACAGGGTACTTCGTTTCGAGTGCTGTGAAGGCTTCCATCGCGTACCGGGTCAAGAAGGATGCGCAGGAGGTATGTGAGAATgtgaaagaaattgatttccgtattttcaagaaaaatttcgcaaaaaaaaaagaaaaaacgggaaagaaacaaaaataacgtcAATCTCATTCGACAGTGAAGCCACTGAAGAACATTTTGGAAACGGCACGCGAGCTGGGAGCCACGGATTTCGTTCAATACGTCGAAGAATCCGGTCTGCAGAAAGAATGGGCCCGCGAAGGAGTATgtacccctttttttattattatttttcaatttgcattTCGTGTGCATCAGTCGATTATCTCTTTTAAACATTGACCGCCAGGCATTTACGTTGTTCGCTCCGACCAACGAAGCCTTCGCCAACATACCGCGTGAATTGCGCGCCCGCGTCGACTCCTTCCGCGGCAACATCGAAAATCCGATCCTTCGTTACCACGTCTCCGATCGCAAAGTGACGTCCGATACCTTCCAGGCCGATCAGACCATACCGACGCTCTACAACGGCAATCGCTTGCGTATCAACAAATATTCCAGCGGCGTGAGTAAACCATGCAAGTCATAGAAAACAACCATTACAAATCATATTTATATGGCACAATTCAAAGTCAATTCAAAACCCGAACAGTGGTTTAAATTATGAGTTCATCTTTGCTCCATAAACTTGTGTAGATGTTGACCGTCAACTGCCGCACGATAGTGCGAAAGGATCAAGAAGCCACCAACGGTGTTGTCCACATCATCGACAGTCTGCTCGACCCTGGCGCAGTCCTCAGTCGAGACGTTTCGGAGATTGTTACATCGGTatccaaattaaaattctcgtcaacaaaattcattacaaaaaataatccCATTTTAATAGGACGGCCGATTCTCGGTTCTGGCCAAAGCCATGGAAGAATCAGCTTTCTTCAATAAACTGCGGTCCGCCGGAAATGCAGCCATCACCATTCTGGCACCCTCGGATGAggcctttcaaaaaattccggCTTCTCGTCTCGATGCCATCATGAAGGATAAGGAAGCTCGATTGGGTAACGGTCGTGTTAGCAGCTTGTGACCTGATTTGCATGCTACATCACCTTCCTACAATCGTTATTTTAACTCTTTTAAAGACCGGATTATTAtatagaatttaaaattttactgaAATTAATATAGGATTGATATTAGAATTTGGAATATTAAGGGAAATATTTGGCATCAAGATAAATCaagattgatttatttttcccaaatgaaaccttaaaaaaatgacGTGTTGTGATTTCAGTATTTTCTCCGCTTTATACTTTTCTTCCCTGTTTACAAAGCTTTGTTGCAGAACCACGTACTGGTGCACCCGTTATGCACAACGGCCATCATCGACGATCACAGCATGCGGACGTTCGCCGGTAATCGATTGCGCTTGGAATGCGATTCGCAGGGCGTCAGCGTCGAAGGGTCTCGTATGCGCAATGATTTCGTTCTCGGTTCCAACGGTTTAGTTCACATGATCGACGATGTCCTCCTACCCAACCGAGGTTTGACAACATCATAATATCACCGTTTGACACTTTCTAAActttgatgatgcaattgCAGCTAAAAATCTTCTTGAGCTGGCCGAGTCGCAGAGACTCACTACCTTCATGGAACTGGTCAAAATTGGTGGAGTGGAAGAGGCATTTTCGAAATTCGGTGCCTACACCATCTTCATCCCTTCCGAAGCAGCTTTCTACTGTACATCAGATTTAACTCTATTTTTTAGCTTTctcgaaaatgaaatgaaattttgattttggtctACAGCTCTGCCGGATGCAGTTCTACAAGATATGCGTTCAAGTCAGGAAAAGGCTCAAGCGGCCATCCTCTACCACGCCACCCAGGGCAGGGTTCTCACCAACAAAATCAAGGATAGCGAGGTATCATTTAGTTTTTCCGACATCTTCTTTTACCAATGtttaaaagagattttttttctttgggttgAATTTGCAATGGTTAGATCGTCATGTCCCTCGACGAAGAGAATCCTCTCCGTTTGAGCGTCTACCGCAAAGCCATCGGAGTCGAATGCGCTGTCATCGAGAAGGCCGACATGGAAGGCCAGAACGGCGTCATTCACATCATCAACCGCGTCATGATTCCGGCCAACATTTCGGCCGGTGATTTACTGCGACGCGAAGGAAATTTTAAGTACACCTACCTTCGAAAATTCTTCTCAAATGGCGAAAGCCAAACCATCCTTTCTGAATCTTCTCTTCTCAAACTCAATACAGGACGTTCCTCCAAGCGATGGAATTGGTGATGACGGGCAGCGACGCTCTCGATTTCGCTTCCGGTGGCATATCGGCCACATTCTTCGTGCCCACCGATGCCGCTTTCGAGGAATTAGGAACGGCGGCGGTTGAAAATGCCATGAAGAATCGCTCTTTATTGAAAACggtcagttttttctttttctttttcttttattcggtTGGGGTTTTTAGCTTTCAGCTCAGAAAAACTCTAAAAGATGGCGCTGTCCGTTTGATCTGCATTATGTAATTCCATCCGTGTATTAGATTGTAGCCAATCACGTCGTCCCGGGCCTCTTCAACTCCGACTCCTTCAGACCGCATCTGATCTACAAGTTGCCATCGATCTTTGGCACACTGGCAGTTCAACGGATTGAGACAGTCCTCAAAGTAAATGTCCCTTATTCGAATGAGAAATGAACTATCTGTAAttcttttctgtatttttactATTGCTTTATCTAAAGGTGAAGGAAGCCACGGTCATCAAAACGGATTTGATGAACACGAACGGTGTCATCCACGTTATCGACAAAGTCTTGATGCCAGAAATCGACGAGGAGGAGGCCGAACCTCTCGTCCAGTAGAAGGAGACAGAGCTCACTCTTATAAAAAAACGCGCatttattcttccttttttttaaaatttttttgctcgttttcaattcaattcgaaTTTGTAGCGCGTTTgaatttctccttctttcccGCGCTTTTTTCGTTCATCTCCCTCCTCCTTTATTATCTCTCAGATCCACCAGTAGTataccttttgttttctgtataCTCTTGTTCAGCGGTGGAAAGCATTTATACCCTCCTACAGGACGCTTAAACATGTAGCCTTTTATCTTATTTGACCACTTTCCCCCTCTCACTCACTCAACCACTTGTGTGCCTtcataataacttttttttttgttttaattttgagttttttcagTTGTTCTGCTATTTGGATTTGTGGAGCCGGCATGACACACCATATACGAAAGCCAATAATGTCTTATGTAAAACCAGATTCAATACTTTTATCAAGGGAATGGCTTGAAAAATGCAACATAGCTAATCCAGTACATCACACTGCTGTCACCAGTGTTATTCAATGCttgtcaattttatttttaacggcGATGGCAGCCATCGTTCAGTTAAACCATTATTTCATCACGCTAATACTCTCGATTCCGAACTTGATTTAGATCGATCATTAAACTACAAAATTACTACCCCCGAGAATCTTATTGATTATCTAGATTTTATAGGCCGATTTAGTTTAcacattcaattaaaaaataaatgatacgaTGTTAGACGTCCAATAAGCCAGAACACAAGCAATAAGGTCCCATTTGCATATGGTACTATTTACACAGTAAGCCAAAAACCGGCCAAAACTGATTTtccccgatttttttttcttcctggaaTGTAAGAAATCCGATTGGTTATGTAACCCACTCAGTGtgtgttaaattttttaagctTTTTGAATAAGGCGTTTTACTCCCTTCAGCCCCACAAGAGAAATAAGGTGTATGTACACATGGCCGAGCCTAATATATGTAGACGTAGTAGACAGCTTGGGTTTTCGGGATTGAACCGCGACTGCTCATATGACTTCTTTAACTTTCTTCCAGTGGAACCAACTTCATGATTCGTGATATATGTTGGGCAAAACGAAATATTAGCTATTTTTATCGCAATTATTCCATAGTTGggttaacttaaaaaaatgaaaacttttcacaTATACGTTTAGAATTTACAACGCGAAAAGAAAACGCGAACAGCATACATCATCACAGAAGCGAAGTAAAATGTCTTGGGTCATACTTTATTATTGCTAATAACTTGAAATGGCCTTAAAAAGATTTAAAGTGTTTGTGTTAGATTTGGCGCAACTGTTAAATGGGAGGTCGAGCGATTCGGAGAAAACATTTCATCTCAGCACTCTTTTATCTATTTTGCGCTATTTTGGTATCCTTTTAAGACCGACCCGGACCGACCACTACTGGACCACCCCTTCATTCCTAAATTGCTTAACGGACCTACTCATTAtatgttttgaatttatttcgttCATTTATTTGCctaattgaaaatcaaatgacgTCCTTTTGGCGAAGTCATTATAACTTGTAAGAGTCATTTCTCATTCAGACCCGCTGCTATAGCGATTGCGCAAACTCACATTtcaaatctaaaacaaaacaaggatTCCTCTGCCCAAATTAATGCCGAGTAAGAAATCTGTAGCAAATGaatgattttatttacaaatttagtATACcctgtttttttccttatttttgattgatttaattttgattggcTACCCGGTACCGGTTTTTGCCATTTCCGTGTATGTATAAATCAAGAGGACTGCCCAAATGGGCCAACTGTCGGCAAATAGCTCTTACACAGTACGTCGACTGGCTTGTTGCTTCGCACCCAATACTAAGGGCAAGGTATCAACTTAAACCATTTAAACTATAAACAAGACCGGGGGAATAATCAATATTGGTGTTAATAAtgccattttaattttttgttaaactaCAAAAGTCAGCAATCAGCATCGCGCAGTAAAAGAACTGACAACAACCTGAATTTTTGgctaaacattttctttatttccgaTGATTATATAAGTACCGTAGTATCAACAAACGGTATAGGCGCTCATAACATGGCTTTGAATGGTGATGTGTTTTAAGTCACGTATACACCCTTGAACGCTTTATGAATTTGAACTACTTAGTAGGCAGTAAAAATTGTAACAATGAAGGATACAAGTAGACTAGGCGTCACAGAATAAGGCTTTAATACTTGTAGTGTGTTTGTAGTACATTTTACTTCCAGCTATTGACATACgttaatttcaacaaattttgataAGTGCAAACttgtggggaaaaaaataaagtgtacagtaaaataaaataacgaaaaacgATCAATagaaaccaaaaccaaaaaacaaacaaacaaacagaacacAACCGTTGCCGTATATGCGTACAAGTTTACGAGATTTCATCATCATATCTATTTAATCCAAGACCAATGTTGGTCTATAAAGTAAAAAGGTTTCTTTATATAGATATTCTACGTGAGAGCGCTATGTCATTAGTCATTACCGGTGCGCAACGCAAATAGGGGGGAAATCCCTAAAAAATCATTCGTTTACTTTTGCTGGACCGGGTAGGAATTAATAACATACGTAGGGCCGCGTAGGACGGCGTTCTTTTTCTCCGTCTTTGAATTGTGGACAGcccaaagtaaaagaaaaaataaaccatgcaAGAGGGAAAGAATGCGATACGCCTTAAAAGTAGAGATATAGACTGGCTGGGAAGaaagagagggagaaaaagaagcctTCAAACAGTCTTCATATACTCGGTGATGTAGTATATACTACGGTGACACTATATACACAGCGATGGAGCGTTATTATTACAACTCATGAGCAACaatgagcttttttttttatatatgtaCATCTAGACTATAGAGACATGGGAAAAAGGCAGACTAGACATTGCACAGTGACACTTAATGCTTTGCTTGCTTGTATAAAGGGAAACCCTTTCGCTCGAGTTGTATCTGAAGTAAAACGAAGCATCACTAAAGGTTCACACACTCTCCGACGAAAGTGACAGTAGCGATGGGGTTAATCTGTCCCGCTAGACGCGCTAGACATGAACGAACCAGGCCAAGGAATTATATAATAGAAAGTTCTCTAAATAAAACTTCGAATTTCACGgaacacaaaatattttcaataacgAAAATTCAGATTGATATTTGGcgcagaaaaatatttctaaattaaagaagattcaaatttaaaaaaaagtgcaatTCCTGGAACAGATTTCTAGCGCACATTGCCTTTTGTGGGTTTTGCTATCCAGCAATGTAATTACGCGCTATTACCTCGAATCCATGTAGGCTATACTTAATAAGTGTGGAAAgtcattttgactttttttttgaagttttttttgaGTTGCGAATGCATTTCTTTTCAGCTAGCGATTTGGCGATGCATGCTAATGAAGCGCCGCTGGAGCAACTGCGCATATTCTACGCAACTTCgctgttttctttcaaagaaTAGAACGCAATATATCTGTATAGCTGGCGGcggtaaaaacatttttgtgcattgagaaaaatgaaaacaaacaaataaaataaaatgacgaGACTAAAACATAAGGTCTCGGATAAACAAACCCAATACAAAAAGATATCGTTgtgtttcaactttcaacatTTCCTTGTTGATTTTTTGAGGCTATGTACTTGTATGATCCCAGGACATCATCGTTCAACGATCAAGTTTTGCCTGTATATGAACCAATAACATACCTTCCATCGCCTTCCATGGAAACATTTCAACGAGATCAAACAACCGGATGGAAACCCGGCGATGTTAAGAGTTTATCAACGCGCTTTCAATCTGTCAAATGAACTTTGATCTTATCAGCTGAGCtgatttcatcttttattttattttccttctaaaTATCATCAACGCGCCATCGGTTAGAAACCCAAACTTGATAACTAGAACATATAAATAAAGCCGAAATGGTCAacctgtatttttttaaattttgtgttttcctgttttctttttatggagAACTGCAATAAGTGTGTACACGATTTGGAAGCCTTGTTGACAAGATATACATATGTTGTGTCTCTTCTGGCGAAAGAATGTTTTTCGCTCCcggtttcccattttttttttcgtggaagAAACAAACGGAGAAATTGCGTCTCTTGTGGTGTATAGATGTCGCAGCGGAAAAAATGTTGGCCCACCAAGACGACGAGACGAAGCCCTTCTTCTCGCAGGAGGTGGAATTAATGAAGGGAAAGATATTCAATCCCCGAGctaatttccattttatctGTAAatatcgtgtgtgtgtatataatatacatgTGTCTGGTTGTGTCGCCATATCATTTGCTTTTGCGTAAAAATTTGGGCCGGCAACGGGCGATTGTCCAGAAGACATGCCCTAATGGCATGTCCTCAACCAACCAATGGTGAGGCTGATTTCACGAGGGCTTGTCTCGGGTTCGTGTTGTTATCTCTTTGCCTTCTTTCTTGATTCTGATGAAGTCTGGATTTCTGCTggccaacaacaatttcacgAACACGCGTTTTGTGAAATAAATCCGACTGTTTATTCAAGTCTCGTCAACTCGGCCATATTATTAATATGGACTGCGTGCTGCGCTGTTCGGCGCTGGGCTGGCATGGCTGCTGGGTTGAGCTGCTGACCTATTCAACTTGATTTGTTGCAGTA
This region of Daphnia pulex isolate KAP4 chromosome 9, ASM2113471v1 genomic DNA includes:
- the LOC124202786 gene encoding periostin-like, giving the protein MKAISLLIVVLLCCASWFTVDAANKSKLPSWHIRFARQQGPNACVVEEVPGSKWKIWTECKYYLPRKICGQKTVLRFECCEGFHRVPGQEGCAGVKPLKNILETARELGATDFVQYVEESGLQKEWAREGAFTLFAPTNEAFANIPRELRARVDSFRGNIENPILRYHVSDRKVTSDTFQADQTIPTLYNGNRLRINKYSSGMLTVNCRTIVRKDQEATNGVVHIIDSLLDPGAVLSRDVSEIVTSDGRFSVLAKAMEESAFFNKLRSAGNAAITILAPSDEAFQKIPASRLDAIMKDKEARLALLQNHVLVHPLCTTAIIDDHSMRTFAGNRLRLECDSQGVSVEGSRMRNDFVLGSNGLVHMIDDVLLPNRAKNLLELAESQRLTTFMELVKIGGVEEAFSKFGAYTIFIPSEAAFYSLPDAVLQDMRSSQEKAQAAILYHATQGRVLTNKIKDSEIVMSLDEENPLRLSVYRKAIGVECAVIEKADMEGQNGVIHIINRVMIPANISAGDLLRREGNFKTFLQAMELVMTGSDALDFASGGISATFFVPTDAAFEELGTAAVENAMKNRSLLKTIVANHVVPGLFNSDSFRPHLIYKLPSIFGTLAVQRIETVLKVKEATVIKTDLMNTNGVIHVIDKVLMPEIDEEEAEPLVQ